In the genome of Desulfofarcimen acetoxidans DSM 771, one region contains:
- the cas7c gene encoding type I-C CRISPR-associated protein Cas7/Csd2, with product MSRLINKVDFAVILSVKNANPNGDPLNGNRPRENYEGYGEISDVCIKRKIRNRLQDLGQDIFVQSDERRTDGFRSLKDRADGCAELKKAGKDKERYAAIACEKWIDVRSFGQVFAFKKGDEDSSVSVGIRGPVSIHSAVSVLPIEISSMQITKSVNGETGKDPDKKSPDTMGMKHRVEFGVYVFCGSINTQLAAKTGFSGEDSELIRKALITLFENDCSSARPDGSMEVCKLYWWKHNSQSGQYSSAKVHRSLRVEPKAENPKNIADFEISLEILDDLSPEIYDGI from the coding sequence ATGAGCCGATTGATAAATAAAGTGGACTTTGCAGTGATTCTTTCAGTTAAAAACGCTAACCCTAACGGAGATCCTCTTAATGGCAACCGCCCCAGGGAAAACTATGAGGGCTATGGAGAAATTTCGGATGTTTGTATCAAACGAAAAATCCGTAACCGCTTGCAGGATTTGGGACAAGATATCTTCGTCCAGTCCGACGAAAGGAGGACGGATGGATTCAGAAGCCTAAAAGATCGGGCCGATGGTTGTGCCGAGCTTAAAAAAGCCGGTAAGGACAAAGAACGCTATGCAGCCATAGCCTGTGAAAAATGGATTGATGTACGGAGTTTCGGGCAGGTGTTTGCCTTTAAGAAAGGTGACGAGGACAGTTCTGTGTCCGTAGGTATAAGAGGTCCTGTTTCTATTCATTCGGCGGTCAGTGTGTTACCCATTGAAATATCCAGTATGCAAATTACCAAAAGTGTTAATGGAGAGACAGGGAAAGACCCGGATAAAAAAAGTCCGGATACCATGGGGATGAAGCACCGGGTGGAGTTCGGTGTCTATGTGTTCTGTGGCAGCATCAATACTCAGCTGGCGGCCAAAACAGGCTTCAGTGGGGAGGACAGTGAACTGATTAGAAAGGCATTAATCACTCTCTTCGAGAATGATTGTTCCTCCGCCCGGCCAGATGGTAGTATGGAGGTTTGTAAGTTGTATTGGTGGAAACATAACTCTCAGTCTGGTCAGTATTCTTCCGCCAAGGTGCACAGAAGCTTGAGGGTTGAGCCAAAAGCGGAAAACCCTAAAAATATTGCAGATTTTGAAATCTCCCTTGAGATCTTAGACGACTTGTCTCCGGAAATTTACGACGGGATATGA
- a CDS encoding MgtC/SapB family protein, with product MIAGIIMGSERTIYNKPAGIRTFSLVSLGSTLIMLLSVYGAERLGIKAEVDPFRVAAQIVSGIGFIGAGVIWNSKNGVKRGITTAAELWVVSAIGMALGVGMYDLVVLVMVCIFMVMRIGHIMGKYTRNKVKREHAPEQMK from the coding sequence ATGATAGCTGGGATAATAATGGGTTCCGAAAGAACGATTTATAATAAGCCTGCCGGTATTCGCACTTTTTCATTGGTAAGTTTGGGTTCCACACTGATTATGCTTTTATCTGTGTACGGAGCTGAGAGGCTAGGTATTAAAGCGGAGGTCGATCCTTTCCGTGTCGCTGCGCAAATTGTCAGTGGTATCGGCTTTATCGGAGCAGGAGTGATTTGGAACAGTAAAAACGGTGTAAAGCGAGGGATAACAACTGCTGCTGAACTATGGGTCGTTTCTGCTATAGGCATGGCTTTGGGAGTTGGCATGTATGATCTGGTTGTATTGGTAATGGTTTGTATCTTCATGGTTATGCGTATAGGGCATATAATGGGTAAATATACCAGAAATAAAGTAAAAAGAGAGCATGCCCCTGAGCAGATGAAATAG
- the cas2 gene encoding CRISPR-associated endonuclease Cas2, with translation MLVLITYDVNTQTAAGRKRLRQVAKQCVNYGQRVQNSVFECVLDMAKFREVQHKLEKIIDTEKDSLRFYFLGNNYKNKIEHVGAKASFDVEDTLII, from the coding sequence ATTTTAGTGCTTATCACGTATGACGTAAATACTCAAACGGCGGCAGGGAGAAAGCGGCTGCGTCAAGTTGCCAAGCAATGTGTGAATTACGGACAGCGTGTTCAGAATTCAGTCTTTGAATGCGTGCTGGATATGGCTAAGTTTCGTGAGGTTCAGCATAAGCTGGAGAAGATTATTGATACGGAGAAGGATAGTCTGAGGTTTTATTTTTTAGGAAACAATTACAAGAATAAGATTGAGCATGTAGGCGCGAAAGCTTCTTTTGATGTTGAGGATACCTTGATTATTTAG
- the cas8c gene encoding type I-C CRISPR-associated protein Cas8c/Csd1: MGWIHKLYDTYENCQAEVGMAGPDGQVMPLLPIGHSTQNAQIEVILNGEGNFRSAKVLDKEETVTIIPVTEDSATRSSGIAPHPLCDKLQYVAGDYIDYVTKKNGREFFTKYMEQLEDWCGSVYSHPKVRAVFNYLKKESLIGDLISQKILVCDDKGLLAKGVKMGAGEQSDAFIRFRVETEGEEESAVWLDPQVYESYINYYLSRQKEIDLCYVRGQTIPCSDKHPAKVRNTGDKSKLISANDTVGFTFRGRFNDKSQAVRVGYETTQKGHNALRWLIDRQGYKNGDQAIVAWGTKNQFLPPFLNDTEDFFPEEPPSVATEKEFAQRLNKAIVGYGCELDTKAEIVIMGLDAATVGRLAITYYRELDGWDFLNRIKAWHSSCIWKHSYKKVPDGFNEKGKPNFKYLTFIGAPSPREITWAAYGDKASDKLKKATVERLLPCIIDGARLPYDLVSSAVNLVSNPLGLENWEWEKALTITCALIRKYRYDKSGKKEVWEMSLDENQKDRSYLFGRLLAIAQQIEEYALYTTGEKRVTNAERLMHQFKIHPYKTWGIIIDKLRPYLDRLGSKAAFLTELLTQVNAMLPFEEFTSRDKLQDSYILGYYCQREVFMEERKQRREEKQKKKLANVTERENEHEPIDK; the protein is encoded by the coding sequence TTGGGCTGGATACATAAGCTTTATGATACCTATGAAAATTGCCAAGCGGAAGTAGGTATGGCGGGACCCGACGGGCAAGTGATGCCTCTTCTTCCGATTGGTCATTCGACCCAGAATGCTCAGATTGAAGTTATTCTCAATGGGGAGGGCAATTTCCGCAGTGCTAAGGTATTGGACAAAGAAGAGACGGTTACAATTATTCCGGTCACGGAAGATTCTGCCACAAGAAGCAGCGGGATAGCACCTCACCCCCTTTGCGATAAGCTTCAGTATGTTGCCGGGGATTATATCGACTATGTGACGAAAAAAAATGGGCGGGAGTTTTTTACAAAATATATGGAACAGCTTGAGGACTGGTGCGGCTCGGTTTACAGCCACCCAAAGGTTCGGGCCGTTTTCAACTACTTAAAGAAGGAAAGCCTGATTGGGGATCTGATCAGTCAAAAAATCCTGGTTTGTGATGATAAGGGGTTACTGGCAAAGGGTGTGAAAATGGGAGCCGGTGAACAAAGTGATGCCTTTATCCGCTTCCGGGTGGAAACGGAGGGTGAGGAAGAATCAGCGGTTTGGCTTGATCCTCAGGTTTATGAGAGCTATATCAATTACTATCTGAGCAGGCAGAAGGAGATTGATCTCTGTTATGTCCGGGGACAAACCATTCCCTGCTCGGATAAACATCCTGCTAAAGTTCGGAACACAGGGGATAAGTCCAAGCTGATTTCGGCCAACGATACCGTGGGCTTTACCTTTCGGGGACGCTTTAATGATAAAAGTCAGGCGGTGCGGGTGGGATATGAAACCACTCAAAAAGGCCATAATGCCTTGCGCTGGTTGATTGACAGGCAGGGCTATAAAAACGGTGATCAAGCGATAGTAGCCTGGGGCACGAAAAACCAGTTCCTGCCGCCATTTCTGAATGATACTGAGGATTTCTTCCCGGAAGAACCCCCGTCGGTTGCCACGGAAAAGGAATTTGCTCAAAGGCTGAATAAAGCAATTGTCGGTTATGGCTGTGAATTGGATACTAAGGCTGAAATTGTGATTATGGGGTTGGATGCCGCTACTGTGGGACGTTTAGCCATAACTTATTACCGGGAACTGGACGGTTGGGATTTTTTAAACCGGATTAAAGCCTGGCACAGCAGCTGCATTTGGAAACACTCTTACAAAAAGGTTCCGGATGGGTTCAATGAAAAAGGAAAGCCAAATTTTAAGTATCTCACATTTATCGGTGCTCCTTCCCCCAGAGAAATAACTTGGGCGGCCTATGGAGATAAAGCCAGCGATAAATTAAAAAAAGCAACGGTAGAGAGATTGCTGCCCTGCATTATTGACGGTGCCCGCTTGCCTTACGACCTGGTCAGTTCAGCGGTCAATCTTGTTTCCAATCCCTTGGGTCTGGAAAACTGGGAGTGGGAGAAAGCCTTAACCATAACGTGTGCCTTGATTAGAAAATATCGGTATGATAAATCCGGTAAGAAGGAGGTATGGGAGATGTCACTTGATGAAAACCAGAAGGACAGGAGTTATCTGTTTGGCAGGCTGTTAGCCATTGCCCAGCAAATTGAAGAGTATGCCCTCTATACCACAGGAGAAAAAAGAGTGACCAATGCTGAACGCTTAATGCATCAATTTAAAATTCACCCTTATAAGACCTGGGGTATTATTATCGATAAGCTCAGACCCTATCTGGACAGGTTGGGCTCCAAAGCTGCTTTTTTAACGGAGTTGCTGACGCAAGTCAATGCCATGTTGCCCTTCGAGGAATTTACCAGCCGAGACAAGTTGCAGGACAGTTATATTTTAGGATATTACTGCCAAAGGGAAGTCTTTATGGAAGAGAGAAAGCAGCGCAGAGAGGAAAAGCAAAAGAAGAAGTTAGCAAACGTTACGGAAAGGGAGAATGAACATGAGCCGATTGATAAATAA
- the cas5c gene encoding type I-C CRISPR-associated protein Cas5c — translation MERENRVEFKVNGRYALFSDPINRVGGEKISYQVPTYQALKGILESVYWKPTLIWIIDEVRVMNLIKTQSQGIRPVNYSGGNTLSIYTYLTNVEYQVRAHFEWNLHRPNLEQDRNENKHYIIANRMIKCGGRRDIFLGTRECQGYVEPCRFGEGEGAYDHYGTLSFGLMFHGFDYPDETGKGKLVVRLWKAEMKDGYLKFIRPEECTVKRELSAMRPKKFDETNFSELAEL, via the coding sequence ATGGAGCGGGAGAACCGGGTTGAATTCAAAGTTAACGGACGTTACGCTCTTTTCAGTGATCCTATCAACCGGGTGGGCGGAGAGAAAATTTCTTATCAAGTGCCCACCTACCAAGCCTTGAAAGGGATATTGGAAAGCGTCTACTGGAAGCCTACTTTAATCTGGATTATTGATGAAGTGCGGGTCATGAACCTGATAAAAACTCAATCCCAGGGCATACGCCCCGTTAATTACAGCGGTGGGAACACCTTATCCATTTATACCTACCTGACCAATGTGGAATATCAGGTGAGAGCTCATTTCGAGTGGAATCTTCACCGCCCCAACTTGGAGCAGGATAGAAACGAGAACAAGCATTATATTATCGCCAACCGAATGATTAAATGCGGGGGCAGGCGGGACATTTTCTTAGGCACCCGAGAGTGCCAAGGCTATGTGGAGCCTTGCCGTTTTGGGGAAGGGGAGGGGGCTTATGACCATTACGGTACCCTTTCCTTCGGGTTGATGTTTCATGGCTTTGATTACCCTGATGAAACAGGGAAGGGCAAACTGGTGGTCAGGCTTTGGAAAGCGGAGATGAAGGATGGTTATCTAAAATTTATCAGACCGGAAGAATGTACCGTGAAACGAGAGCTTTCAGCCATGCGGCCTAAGAAGTTTGATGAAACGAATTTCAGTGAGTTGGCGGAGTTGTGA
- a CDS encoding aminopeptidase has protein sequence MVDPRIITLARNLVNYSCDLQPGEKILIEAIGLELPFVKELIKEVCRVGGVPFVTIKDNSVNRSLLINASEEQLKMMAKYEAARMEDMDAYIGIRSGNNSAELSDVPQDKLELYNKYFINEVHMKIRVPKTKWVVLRYPSPSMSQLANTSIENFENFYFNVCNLDYEKMSQAMTPLVELMNKTDKVRIVGTGTDLTFSIKSLPAIKCAGKRNIPDGEVFSAPVKDSVNGYITYNTPAQYQGFTYENIRLEFKDGKIVQATANDTEKINKVFDTDKGARYVGEFALGVNPYITKPMKDTLFDEKIAGSIHFTPGSAYDECFNGNKSAIHWDLVYIQTLEYGGGEIYFDDVLIRKDGRFVIPQLEGLNPENLK, from the coding sequence TTGGTAGACCCAAGAATAATTACACTGGCAAGAAACCTTGTTAACTATTCCTGCGACCTACAGCCCGGAGAAAAAATCCTTATAGAAGCAATAGGACTTGAATTACCGTTTGTTAAAGAATTGATAAAAGAAGTTTGCCGAGTCGGAGGAGTACCCTTTGTTACCATAAAGGACAACTCTGTTAACAGATCCCTGTTAATAAATGCAAGTGAGGAACAATTAAAAATGATGGCTAAATACGAAGCAGCCAGAATGGAAGACATGGACGCTTATATAGGCATCCGGTCAGGCAACAACTCGGCAGAATTATCTGATGTACCACAAGATAAGCTTGAGTTGTACAATAAATATTTTATTAATGAAGTTCATATGAAAATCAGAGTTCCCAAGACTAAATGGGTGGTATTAAGATATCCCTCCCCTTCCATGTCACAGCTGGCCAATACCAGTATAGAAAACTTCGAGAATTTTTACTTTAATGTTTGTAACTTAGACTATGAAAAGATGTCGCAAGCAATGACTCCTCTGGTAGAATTAATGAACAAAACAGATAAAGTGAGGATTGTGGGCACAGGAACCGACTTGACCTTTTCTATAAAATCTCTCCCGGCAATTAAGTGCGCCGGGAAACGAAACATACCGGATGGGGAGGTTTTTTCCGCCCCGGTAAAAGACTCCGTAAACGGCTATATTACCTACAACACACCTGCTCAATACCAGGGTTTTACTTATGAAAACATCAGGCTTGAATTCAAGGATGGGAAAATTGTTCAAGCTACAGCTAATGATACGGAAAAAATAAATAAAGTCTTCGATACTGACAAAGGGGCAAGATATGTAGGTGAATTTGCTCTGGGTGTAAATCCTTATATCACAAAACCAATGAAAGATACCCTGTTTGATGAGAAAATTGCAGGCTCTATTCATTTTACACCAGGAAGCGCTTATGATGAATGTTTTAACGGAAATAAATCAGCTATCCACTGGGATCTGGTATATATTCAAACGCTGGAATACGGTGGTGGGGAAATATATTTTGATGATGTTTTAATAAGAAAGGATGGAAGGTTTGTAATCCCTCAATTGGAGGGGTTAAACCCAGAGAATTTAAAGTAA
- a CDS encoding CRISPR-associated helicase/endonuclease Cas3, whose protein sequence is MRCAHINPSIAKEQSVKEHLYSVAELAKEFSSKISLAATGELMGMLHDMGKGTRKFDAYIRYCAQNPQDKSLKGQVNHSTAGAKLIYDSFYNTADRLQKFTAQLISLAVCSHHGGLIDCLDLRGRDKYTERMKPDEDILYDEALNYFRSECLETNQLKDLFAKAAEEIKAVITHINQLNSSAGQCWFAYGVLEKYLFSCLIDADRYDTYLFMENKARKEKVNKYALWAELAGILEAKLSSYPQESKINGLRAEISLACRNFARNGSGVYQLAVPTGSGKTLSSLRYALNHAQECDKDRIFYIIPYTTIIDQNAREIKNILGHEEMILEHHSNLIVADDEEEVVNYKLLTERWDSPIILTTMVQFLNTLFNGGTQDVRRLHHLANSVIIFDEIQAIPIKCISMFNSALSFLAGVCQATIILCTATQPLLETTEIPLKLSENPNIISDVYEKFRQFKRVDVIPKLVTGGYSAAALKDFILDRMDQFNSLLVVLNTKNSAREVFNELKAANQGLPEEKQCQVFHLSTNMCPAHRLKALQAMKEQLGCGKVICVSTQLIEAGVNISFECLVRSLAGLDSIAQAAGRCNRHGEKERGDVYIVNLEREDVSKLVDIKKGQECTERVLRDFEDNPESFDRDLLSPQAMARYYKYYFYERRTQMNYNLKGDNRGKSLYEVLAGNKEAAEAFHSRNGRPADLMLKQAFKTAGQEFQAIDENTTGILAPYEEGRDLITLINGECSLGELKRYLKKAQHYSVNLYETDRRKLEQMKGLVWLKDKTILALREGFYDEQMGVNLDRKPLDFCGV, encoded by the coding sequence ATGCGTTGTGCCCACATCAACCCGTCAATCGCCAAAGAACAAAGTGTCAAAGAACACCTGTACAGCGTGGCTGAATTAGCCAAGGAATTCAGTTCAAAAATTTCCCTGGCAGCGACTGGTGAACTGATGGGGATGCTTCACGATATGGGGAAAGGGACCCGGAAATTTGACGCTTACATACGCTATTGCGCTCAAAATCCCCAGGACAAGTCTCTTAAGGGACAGGTCAACCATTCCACAGCGGGAGCCAAGTTGATCTACGACAGCTTCTATAACACAGCGGATAGACTGCAAAAATTTACGGCTCAACTTATTTCCCTTGCGGTCTGCTCTCATCACGGGGGCCTGATTGATTGCTTGGACCTTAGAGGCAGGGATAAATACACGGAGAGAATGAAACCAGATGAAGACATTCTTTATGACGAGGCCCTGAATTACTTTAGGTCAGAATGTTTGGAAACAAACCAACTTAAGGACCTTTTTGCGAAAGCGGCAGAAGAGATTAAAGCTGTGATTACTCACATTAATCAATTAAACAGCTCAGCAGGCCAATGCTGGTTTGCTTACGGAGTTCTCGAAAAGTATTTGTTCAGTTGTCTTATTGATGCGGACCGCTACGATACCTATCTCTTCATGGAAAACAAAGCCAGAAAGGAGAAGGTCAATAAATACGCTTTATGGGCTGAGCTTGCCGGTATTCTGGAAGCGAAACTAAGCAGTTATCCTCAAGAGAGCAAAATCAATGGGCTTAGAGCGGAAATCTCTTTAGCCTGCAGAAATTTTGCGCGAAACGGTTCTGGCGTCTATCAACTGGCGGTACCCACCGGCAGCGGGAAGACCCTTTCCAGCCTGCGCTATGCCTTGAATCATGCCCAAGAGTGTGATAAGGACAGAATTTTCTATATCATTCCATATACTACCATTATTGACCAGAATGCCAGAGAAATTAAAAATATATTAGGCCATGAAGAAATGATTTTAGAGCATCATTCCAATCTGATTGTCGCTGATGATGAGGAAGAAGTGGTCAACTACAAGCTGCTGACGGAACGCTGGGACAGCCCGATTATTCTAACCACCATGGTACAGTTTCTTAATACCTTATTTAATGGCGGAACTCAAGACGTTCGCCGATTGCATCACCTCGCCAATTCTGTGATTATCTTTGACGAAATCCAGGCCATCCCTATTAAATGCATAAGTATGTTTAACAGTGCTCTTAGTTTTCTGGCCGGTGTCTGCCAAGCAACGATAATTCTATGCACCGCTACCCAGCCTCTTCTGGAAACGACTGAAATCCCTCTAAAGTTAAGTGAAAATCCGAACATCATTTCCGATGTCTATGAGAAGTTCAGACAGTTTAAACGGGTGGATGTGATTCCGAAGCTGGTAACCGGAGGGTATAGTGCTGCGGCTCTCAAGGATTTCATTCTGGACAGAATGGATCAATTCAACAGCTTATTGGTGGTTTTAAATACCAAGAATTCGGCCAGGGAAGTTTTCAACGAATTAAAAGCGGCAAATCAGGGGCTGCCCGAAGAGAAACAGTGTCAAGTGTTTCATTTGAGTACTAATATGTGCCCGGCCCACAGGCTGAAGGCTTTACAGGCCATGAAAGAACAGTTGGGGTGCGGGAAGGTGATCTGCGTCAGCACTCAGCTCATTGAAGCCGGTGTCAATATTTCCTTTGAGTGCTTGGTCCGGTCTTTAGCCGGTTTGGACAGTATTGCTCAGGCGGCGGGACGCTGCAACCGGCATGGGGAAAAGGAACGGGGTGACGTCTATATCGTCAATCTTGAGAGGGAAGATGTCAGCAAACTTGTAGATATTAAGAAAGGACAGGAGTGTACGGAGAGAGTCCTGCGGGATTTCGAGGACAACCCGGAGAGCTTTGATCGGGATTTGCTCTCTCCCCAGGCCATGGCCAGGTATTACAAGTATTATTTCTACGAGCGTAGAACGCAGATGAATTATAACCTGAAAGGGGACAATAGAGGCAAATCATTATACGAAGTTTTGGCCGGGAATAAGGAGGCAGCGGAGGCCTTTCATAGCCGCAATGGCCGTCCGGCGGACCTGATGCTGAAACAGGCCTTTAAGACGGCGGGCCAGGAATTTCAAGCTATCGACGAAAATACAACAGGTATTCTGGCCCCGTATGAAGAGGGCCGGGACCTCATAACCCTGATCAATGGTGAATGCAGTTTGGGCGAATTGAAACGATATCTGAAAAAAGCCCAGCATTACAGCGTGAATTTATATGAAACAGACCGCAGAAAACTGGAACAAATGAAAGGACTGGTTTGGTTAAAGGATAAAACCATTCTTGCTCTGCGTGAGGGATTTTATGATGAGCAAATGGGGGTGAATCTTGATAGGAAACCCCTGGATTTTTGCGGTGTCTAA
- a CDS encoding anaerobic nitric oxide reductase flavorubredoxin, translating into MLKIKDNIYWVGVKDWELKMFHGQEYTTHRGSTYNSYLIKDKKIALVDTVWTPFHENFVNDLEEEIGLKNIDLIVINHCEQDHAGSLAYLMEKIPETPIYCTKNGAMMIKKHFHKDWNFNVVKTGDSIDLGEYNLVFVETPMLHWPDSMATYVSGANVLLSNDAFGQHYSSSYMFNDQVDQGELYQEAIKYYANILTPFSKLVKAKIKELLSLNLSIDMIAPSHGMIWRDNPLQIVEKYDQWASGYNEGMVVILFDTMWGATKKMALAISKGLGNKGIGTKVLNIGTSDKNDLITEVFKARGVIVGSSTINKGILSDTAAILEVIKGLQFKNKIGAAFGSYGWSGESVSIVENRLKEAGIDIVAEGIKLQYDPTPEDLRKCQSFGESFADKV; encoded by the coding sequence ATTTTAAAGATTAAAGACAATATCTACTGGGTCGGTGTAAAGGATTGGGAGTTAAAAATGTTTCACGGTCAAGAATACACAACACACAGAGGCTCCACCTACAATTCATATTTAATAAAAGATAAAAAGATTGCCTTGGTGGATACGGTTTGGACTCCTTTTCACGAAAATTTTGTAAACGACCTGGAAGAAGAGATCGGGTTGAAAAATATTGATTTGATAGTTATTAATCACTGTGAACAAGATCATGCAGGCAGTTTGGCTTACTTAATGGAAAAGATTCCTGAAACGCCTATCTACTGTACCAAAAATGGGGCCATGATGATCAAGAAGCATTTTCATAAAGACTGGAACTTCAATGTTGTAAAAACCGGGGACAGTATTGATCTAGGAGAATATAATCTGGTTTTTGTGGAGACACCAATGCTCCATTGGCCTGATTCGATGGCTACTTATGTGTCGGGTGCTAATGTGCTGTTATCTAATGATGCTTTTGGACAGCATTATTCATCATCGTACATGTTCAATGATCAGGTAGACCAGGGCGAGCTTTACCAAGAAGCCATAAAATATTACGCCAATATTTTAACTCCCTTCAGCAAACTGGTTAAAGCAAAAATCAAGGAATTGCTTAGCCTAAATCTGTCTATTGACATGATCGCACCCAGCCATGGGATGATCTGGAGGGATAACCCCCTGCAAATTGTTGAGAAATATGACCAGTGGGCCAGTGGTTATAATGAAGGCATGGTAGTCATCCTTTTTGATACAATGTGGGGAGCAACCAAAAAAATGGCTCTTGCCATATCCAAGGGACTAGGAAATAAAGGTATAGGCACCAAGGTGCTTAATATTGGAACGTCGGACAAGAATGATTTAATCACCGAGGTTTTTAAAGCCAGGGGAGTAATTGTGGGAAGTTCTACTATTAACAAGGGGATTCTTAGCGACACCGCGGCTATCCTGGAAGTTATTAAAGGTTTGCAATTTAAAAATAAAATTGGTGCAGCTTTCGGTTCTTACGGCTGGAGCGGTGAGTCCGTTAGTATTGTTGAAAACAGGTTGAAGGAAGCCGGTATAGACATAGTAGCAGAAGGGATTAAACTGCAGTACGATCCCACACCGGAGGATCTTAGAAAATGTCAATCTTTTGGAGAATCATTTGCTGATAAGGTTTAG
- the cas4 gene encoding CRISPR-associated protein Cas4 yields MEYNEEDFLLLSGIQHFSFCKRQWALIHIEQQWQENLRTVEGGILHEKTHDNTIKEKRGDLIISRSMAIFSRKLGITGACDVVEFHKSRDGVTLYGRDGTYKPVPVEYKRGKPKQDNMDVLQLCAQAMCLEEMLLCTIPEGFLFYGEPKRRLKVLLDEEIREQVKAICQEMHELYDRRYTPKVKPTKGCKACSLSELCLPKLCKNPSALAYMKKTISEIEVDE; encoded by the coding sequence ATGGAATATAATGAAGAAGATTTCCTGCTGTTGTCCGGAATACAACACTTTTCCTTTTGCAAACGCCAGTGGGCCTTAATCCATATCGAACAGCAGTGGCAGGAAAATTTGCGTACCGTTGAGGGTGGAATCCTGCATGAGAAAACCCACGACAATACCATTAAGGAAAAGCGGGGAGATTTAATCATATCACGGAGCATGGCAATCTTTTCTCGGAAATTAGGGATTACCGGAGCTTGTGATGTGGTGGAATTTCACAAGTCTCGAGATGGGGTCACACTCTATGGCCGAGATGGGACCTACAAACCCGTTCCTGTGGAGTATAAACGGGGAAAGCCCAAGCAGGACAATATGGATGTGCTGCAGTTATGCGCTCAGGCCATGTGTCTGGAAGAAATGCTCTTGTGTACGATTCCCGAAGGGTTTCTGTTTTATGGGGAACCTAAACGCAGGCTTAAAGTGCTGCTTGACGAGGAGATCCGGGAACAGGTAAAGGCTATTTGCCAAGAAATGCATGAACTGTACGACAGAAGGTATACGCCCAAAGTAAAGCCGACGAAGGGCTGTAAAGCCTGTTCCCTCAGTGAACTTTGTCTGCCTAAGCTGTGTAAAAATCCATCGGCTTTGGCCTATATGAAGAAGACTATTTCGGAAATTGAGGTTGATGAATGA
- the cas1c gene encoding type I-C CRISPR-associated endonuclease Cas1c — protein MRKLLNTLYVTSPNTYLSLDGENIVILKNDAEVLRVPLHNLEGIIAFGYTGASPALMGSCAKRNIALSFMKPSGKFLGRVVGEVKGNVTLRKTQYRLSDDAAKSHKIAQSFILGKIYNTRWVVERATRDHRARLDVDKLKGVCQTLAKALKLVENSQNLEQLRGFEGESAAQYFRVLDDLILQQKDDFYFHARNKRPPLDNVNALLSFIYTLLAHDAAAALETVGLDPYVGFLHRDRPGRISLALDLMEELRAVYADRFVISLINKREINGGGFTRMENGAVIMDEDTRKAVLKAWQSRKQEEIRHPFLQEKMEWGLVPYAQAMLLARFIRGDLDGYPAFMWK, from the coding sequence ATGAGAAAATTACTGAATACTCTCTATGTGACTTCGCCCAATACTTATTTATCCCTTGATGGAGAAAATATTGTGATTTTAAAGAACGATGCTGAGGTGTTGAGAGTTCCGCTGCATAATCTGGAGGGTATTATTGCGTTTGGTTATACCGGTGCCAGTCCGGCTTTGATGGGTTCTTGTGCCAAACGTAATATAGCTTTGAGTTTTATGAAGCCCAGCGGAAAATTCCTGGGCAGAGTGGTTGGCGAAGTTAAAGGCAATGTTACCTTGCGAAAGACTCAGTACAGGTTATCAGATGATGCAGCGAAGAGCCATAAAATTGCCCAATCCTTTATCTTAGGAAAAATATATAACACCCGCTGGGTGGTGGAGCGGGCTACCAGGGATCATAGGGCCAGGCTGGATGTGGATAAATTGAAAGGAGTCTGCCAAACCCTGGCCAAGGCTTTGAAGCTGGTTGAAAATAGTCAGAATTTAGAACAACTGCGGGGATTTGAAGGGGAATCAGCGGCCCAGTACTTTCGAGTATTGGATGATTTGATTCTTCAGCAAAAAGATGATTTTTATTTTCATGCCCGGAATAAACGTCCTCCTCTGGATAATGTCAATGCCCTGCTCTCCTTTATCTATACACTTTTGGCCCATGATGCTGCGGCGGCTTTGGAAACTGTTGGGTTGGACCCCTATGTGGGATTTCTGCACCGGGATAGACCAGGAAGAATATCCCTGGCTCTGGATCTAATGGAAGAGTTGCGGGCCGTGTATGCGGACAGGTTTGTTATTTCTTTAATTAATAAGAGGGAAATTAATGGCGGCGGCTTTACCCGGATGGAAAACGGAGCGGTCATTATGGATGAAGATACGAGAAAAGCTGTTCTTAAGGCTTGGCAAAGCAGGAAGCAGGAGGAGATAAGGCATCCGTTTCTGCAGGAAAAAATGGAATGGGGACTTGTACCCTATGCCCAGGCTATGCTGCTGGCTAGGTTTATCCGGGGGGATTTGGACGGATACCCGGCGTTTATGTGGAAGTAG